The following are encoded in a window of Solidesulfovibrio magneticus RS-1 genomic DNA:
- the pheT gene encoding phenylalanine--tRNA ligase subunit beta, whose translation MLLSLSWLRELTPYQGTAQELADRLTMLGLEIEDIFNPFEAIMGVVVGRVLTREAHPDSDHLSLCTVDVGGEAPLPIVCGAANVAAGQLVPVATVGVSLPGGLTIKKSKIRGQVSEGMICSESELGLAEEKSPGIMVLPETCKVGTPLPEALSLDTCVLDVSITPNRADCLSVLGIARETAMAFDLPLTLPQVAYAESGPEAAKELAIDIEDPEQCPVYRAKIISGVAVAPSPDRIRWRLTAIGQRPISNIVDATNYVLFELGQPLHAFDRDKLAGNVIKVRNAAEGEAIVTLDGQERKLTARDLLICDADKPVALAGVMGGANSEMAAGSTDVVLECAVFRPGTIRKTARRLALPSEASYRFERGVDQVGSVYALNRAVALMLETAGGSALPGVAMAEPKPFTPRGIGFRPARATLLLGEDMPEDFCRKVLTGLGCQLSETDPSGVIAVTPPSHRLDLEREADLIEEVGRVYGLDRIAPRLPRVSKALDDVPAESEFGFWSRVRAFAVGLGLREAVNYSFVGHADLDILCLDAACRVSVANPLSEDQNVMRPMLAPGLLQTVRHNLSHGNANLRLFEVARVFAADATSETSAREAGRLGIALHGLRHPDGWPWPKDELAGYGDIKGIVEALIAHFKLPAGIYARDDSLPWLAPQVVVTVGGKRLGVIGQVTPEVADAYHARHALWLAELDLDALRALADGVTRGFRTLPSFPPVRRDVTLAAPAGVAVGDVLTAIAEAKAAIFEDVLLIDAFTPERTDERRLTFRLTYRHPEKTLKDKEVDKVHEALVAAVLAKLPVTRP comes from the coding sequence ATGCTGCTCAGTCTGTCCTGGCTTCGCGAATTGACCCCGTATCAGGGCACGGCCCAGGAATTGGCCGACCGCCTGACCATGCTCGGCCTCGAAATCGAGGACATTTTCAACCCCTTCGAAGCCATCATGGGCGTGGTCGTCGGCCGGGTGCTTACCCGGGAAGCCCATCCCGATTCCGACCACCTGTCCTTATGCACCGTGGACGTCGGCGGCGAAGCCCCGCTGCCTATCGTGTGCGGCGCGGCCAACGTGGCCGCCGGCCAGCTCGTGCCCGTGGCCACGGTGGGCGTTTCCCTGCCGGGCGGGCTGACCATTAAAAAAAGCAAGATTCGCGGCCAGGTTTCCGAAGGCATGATCTGCTCGGAATCCGAGCTGGGACTGGCCGAGGAAAAAAGCCCGGGCATCATGGTCCTGCCGGAGACCTGCAAGGTCGGCACGCCGCTGCCCGAGGCGCTTTCCCTCGATACCTGCGTGCTCGACGTCTCCATCACGCCAAACCGGGCCGACTGCCTGTCCGTACTCGGCATCGCCCGGGAAACGGCCATGGCCTTTGACCTGCCCTTGACCCTGCCGCAGGTCGCCTACGCCGAGTCCGGCCCCGAGGCGGCCAAGGAACTGGCCATCGACATCGAGGACCCGGAGCAGTGCCCGGTCTACCGGGCCAAGATCATTTCCGGCGTCGCCGTCGCCCCCTCGCCCGACCGCATCCGCTGGCGTTTGACCGCCATTGGCCAGCGCCCGATTTCCAACATCGTCGACGCCACCAACTACGTGCTTTTTGAGTTGGGCCAGCCACTGCACGCCTTTGACCGGGACAAGCTGGCAGGCAACGTCATCAAGGTGCGCAACGCCGCCGAGGGCGAGGCCATCGTCACCCTGGACGGCCAGGAGCGAAAGCTTACCGCCCGCGACCTGCTCATCTGCGACGCAGACAAGCCCGTTGCCCTGGCCGGGGTCATGGGCGGGGCCAACAGCGAGATGGCCGCCGGCAGCACCGACGTGGTGCTGGAATGCGCCGTGTTCCGTCCCGGGACCATCCGCAAGACCGCCCGCCGCCTGGCCCTGCCCAGCGAAGCCTCCTACCGGTTCGAGCGCGGCGTGGATCAGGTCGGCTCGGTCTATGCCTTAAACCGCGCCGTGGCGCTCATGCTCGAAACCGCCGGCGGCTCGGCCCTGCCCGGCGTGGCCATGGCCGAACCCAAGCCCTTCACCCCGCGCGGCATCGGCTTCCGCCCGGCCCGGGCCACCCTGCTGCTCGGCGAGGACATGCCCGAGGATTTCTGCCGCAAGGTGCTCACGGGTCTTGGCTGCCAGCTGTCCGAGACCGATCCTTCGGGCGTTATTGCCGTGACCCCGCCGTCCCATCGCCTGGACCTGGAGCGCGAGGCCGATCTTATCGAGGAAGTGGGGCGGGTGTACGGCCTGGACCGCATCGCGCCGCGTCTGCCCCGGGTGTCCAAGGCCCTGGACGATGTGCCGGCCGAGTCCGAGTTCGGTTTCTGGTCGCGGGTGCGGGCCTTTGCCGTGGGCCTGGGCCTTCGCGAGGCCGTCAACTACAGCTTCGTCGGCCATGCCGATCTCGACATTTTGTGCCTGGACGCCGCCTGCCGCGTGTCCGTGGCCAATCCGCTGTCCGAAGACCAGAACGTCATGCGGCCCATGCTGGCCCCGGGCCTGCTCCAAACCGTGCGCCACAACCTGTCCCACGGCAACGCCAACCTGCGCCTTTTCGAGGTCGCCCGGGTGTTCGCCGCCGACGCGACCTCCGAGACCTCGGCCCGGGAGGCCGGACGGCTCGGCATCGCGCTGCACGGCCTGCGCCACCCCGACGGCTGGCCCTGGCCCAAGGATGAGTTGGCCGGCTACGGCGACATCAAGGGCATCGTCGAGGCGCTTATCGCCCATTTCAAGCTGCCCGCCGGAATCTACGCGCGCGATGACAGCCTGCCCTGGCTGGCCCCGCAGGTCGTGGTGACCGTGGGCGGCAAACGTCTGGGCGTTATCGGCCAGGTGACGCCGGAAGTGGCCGACGCCTACCACGCCCGCCATGCCCTGTGGCTGGCCGAACTCGACCTGGACGCGCTGCGTGCCCTGGCCGATGGTGTTACGCGGGGATTTAGGACCCTGCCGAGCTTCCCGCCGGTGCGCCGCGACGTGACCTTGGCCGCCCCGGCCGGCGTGGCCGTGGGCGACGTGTTGACCGCCATCGCCGAGGCCAAGGCGGCCATCTTCGAGGACGTGCTTTTGATCGACGCCTTCACCCCCGAGAGAACCGACGAGCGCCGCCTGACCTTCCGGCTGACCTACCGCCACCCGGAAAAGACCCTCAAGGACAAGGAAGTGGACAAGGTCCACGAGGCTCTCGTGGCCGCTGTCCTGGCCAAGCTGCCGGTGACGCGCCCGTAA
- a CDS encoding acyltransferase family protein has translation MNSSLPQSTPVARDTTTALRGIAILIVLLSHFLTNFIVSHDSFGHAGNAAVALFFIASGYGNAWSLEKRQAGGHFSLRQLYCDRFFRLYPLYWLALCGIWASTNVVPDVWAFLAIKAPYWFVSAIIQCAVAAPLLYRILRRVGPWRFSLGLFGLLAAATAGAMGLPEDLRAIVFSNTVSYRNIVLGHIGFFGIGLALAFVPLAGPQAGTATAPLRTKALGLLALAGLLPGLVLLGEPKGQLAASLAGLGLAALCTAFTVLLLTGWAQLPFERALVFLGRNSYALYLFEPSYFWAMASLGFNPWTRAGLIWCVLAAPAFLFFCQTAESLAGWLSRRPMFRFEADGKTTPSTR, from the coding sequence ATGAACTCGTCTCTTCCACAGTCCACGCCCGTTGCCAGGGATACCACAACAGCGCTACGCGGCATTGCCATCCTCATCGTGCTGCTCTCGCACTTCCTGACGAACTTCATCGTCAGCCACGACAGTTTCGGACATGCGGGGAACGCGGCCGTGGCCCTGTTTTTCATCGCCAGCGGCTACGGCAATGCCTGGTCGCTTGAGAAGCGCCAGGCCGGTGGGCATTTTTCATTGCGCCAATTATATTGCGACAGATTCTTCCGTCTCTATCCATTGTACTGGCTGGCGCTGTGCGGCATTTGGGCATCGACCAATGTCGTTCCCGATGTATGGGCTTTTTTGGCCATCAAAGCGCCTTATTGGTTCGTCAGCGCCATCATCCAATGCGCCGTTGCCGCGCCGCTCCTGTACCGCATCCTGAGACGAGTCGGCCCCTGGCGGTTCTCCTTGGGCCTCTTCGGGCTGCTCGCCGCCGCCACGGCCGGGGCCATGGGGCTTCCCGAGGACCTGCGGGCCATCGTTTTTTCCAACACCGTAAGCTACCGAAACATCGTCTTGGGCCACATCGGCTTTTTTGGCATCGGTCTGGCCCTGGCGTTTGTCCCTTTGGCCGGCCCCCAAGCCGGGACAGCGACGGCCCCGCTGCGCACCAAGGCCCTTGGCCTGCTGGCCCTGGCCGGCCTGCTGCCCGGACTCGTCCTGCTTGGGGAACCCAAGGGCCAGCTGGCCGCCAGCCTCGCCGGCCTGGGCCTGGCCGCGCTTTGCACGGCTTTCACGGTCTTGTTGCTTACCGGCTGGGCGCAACTGCCCTTTGAAAGGGCGCTGGTCTTTTTGGGGCGCAATTCCTACGCCCTCTATCTCTTCGAACCCAGCTACTTCTGGGCCATGGCCAGTCTGGGGTTCAATCCCTGGACCAGGGCTGGACTTATCTGGTGCGTCCTGGCCGCGCCGGCCTTTCTGTTTTTCTGCCAGACGGCTGAATCCCTGGCTGGCTGGTTGTCGCGACGGCCGATGTTCCGCTTCGAAGCGGACGGCAAAACCACGCCAAGCACACGCTAG
- a CDS encoding periplasmic heavy metal sensor produces the protein MDVTPNPPRGWRRFVLPCSLLLNLFLIAVIGGRLLYGRVERLDGASMLSRLTTRAEAVLPAGEAQAFKAVIERDAPRFAKTRHQLGAARAELVRQVVADPYDKKATGQALLAWKAAWDSFAADFSDTLVDALGQVSPEGRRKLIAGRFGKPAKE, from the coding sequence ATGGACGTCACACCCAATCCCCCGCGCGGCTGGCGGCGCTTCGTCCTGCCCTGCTCACTTTTGCTCAACCTGTTCCTGATCGCGGTCATCGGCGGCCGGCTGCTCTACGGCCGAGTCGAACGCCTGGACGGCGCCAGCATGCTCTCGCGCCTGACGACCCGGGCCGAAGCCGTGTTGCCGGCCGGCGAGGCCCAGGCCTTCAAGGCGGTCATCGAACGCGACGCGCCCCGCTTCGCCAAGACCCGGCATCAACTCGGCGCGGCCCGGGCCGAACTGGTGCGCCAGGTGGTGGCCGACCCGTACGACAAGAAGGCCACCGGCCAGGCGCTTTTGGCCTGGAAAGCCGCCTGGGACAGCTTTGCCGCCGATTTCAGCGACACCCTGGTGGACGCCCTGGGGCAAGTCTCCCCGGAAGGCCGCCGCAAGCTCATCGCCGGCCGGTTCGGCAAGCCGGCCAAGGAGTAG
- a CDS encoding sigma-70 family RNA polymerase sigma factor translates to MEKCWSFGGWLPLPRRPAAPGPGPAAAAPTPRDYAEADDDALAAWAGGGDRRAFDALVLRHGAFALRVATRLTRDATVAEDLAQEAFVRAWKAIGRFDPQRARLTTWLYRIVANLCRDHQRRARPEALPDGFDPADPAAGAEESLAAGQQAQAMAAALAALPDRQRAALTLVYEEGLSGAEAAKALGVSAKAVERLLARGRQFLRTRLADAAGQGGPP, encoded by the coding sequence GTGGAAAAATGCTGGTCCTTTGGCGGCTGGCTGCCGCTCCCGCGCCGCCCGGCCGCGCCCGGCCCCGGACCGGCGGCTGCCGCGCCGACGCCCCGGGACTACGCCGAAGCCGACGACGACGCCCTGGCCGCCTGGGCCGGTGGCGGCGACCGCCGGGCTTTCGACGCCCTGGTCCTGCGCCACGGGGCTTTTGCCCTGCGGGTGGCCACCCGGCTGACCCGCGACGCGACCGTTGCCGAGGATCTGGCCCAGGAAGCCTTTGTGCGGGCCTGGAAGGCCATCGGCCGCTTCGATCCCCAGCGCGCCCGGCTGACCACCTGGCTGTATCGCATCGTGGCCAACCTCTGCCGCGACCACCAGCGCCGGGCGCGGCCCGAGGCCTTGCCCGACGGCTTCGATCCGGCCGATCCGGCCGCCGGCGCGGAAGAATCTCTCGCCGCCGGCCAGCAGGCCCAGGCCATGGCCGCCGCCCTGGCCGCACTGCCGGACCGGCAACGGGCCGCCCTGACCCTGGTCTACGAGGAAGGCCTGTCCGGGGCCGAAGCGGCCAAGGCGCTAGGCGTTTCGGCCAAGGCCGTGGAACGGCTCCTGGCCCGGGGCCGCCAGTTTTTGCGCACCCGGCTGGCCGATGCGGCCGGCCAAGGAGGTCCGCCATGA
- a CDS encoding cysteine rich repeat-containing protein → MPIVSPARALAGRTKTLAVAVAVAACLAVAGPAAAQQPASAAGQALKEACKGDYKTLCSGVQPGGGRIVACLKQQADKLSPGCKQALTAAQSAKQAGGAKQ, encoded by the coding sequence ATGCCGATTGTTTCCCCAGCCCGCGCCCTGGCCGGACGGACCAAAACCCTGGCCGTCGCCGTCGCCGTGGCCGCCTGCCTGGCCGTCGCCGGGCCGGCCGCTGCCCAGCAGCCCGCTTCGGCCGCCGGCCAGGCTCTCAAGGAAGCCTGCAAAGGCGACTACAAAACCCTGTGTTCCGGGGTGCAGCCCGGCGGCGGACGTATTGTCGCCTGCCTCAAACAGCAGGCCGACAAGCTTTCGCCCGGCTGCAAGCAGGCCTTGACGGCGGCCCAGTCGGCCAAGCAGGCTGGCGGAGCCAAGCAGTAA
- a CDS encoding Spy/CpxP family protein refolding chaperone yields MMRRKFTLAAALCALLLVAAAAWSGAPGGDVPAGKGPGLTRMLTELDLSAAQKREVAGILKANRDSTKALRDSVKSAMDALRGVMAKTPGDEAAVRAAAKAVADAAVELAVARGRVKAAMDAVLTPEQRAKRDALREEFRDKWKARRLERQGELDAWIESNLS; encoded by the coding sequence ATGATGCGACGCAAATTCACCCTGGCGGCGGCCCTGTGCGCCTTGCTCCTTGTCGCCGCTGCAGCCTGGTCCGGCGCGCCGGGCGGCGACGTTCCGGCCGGGAAAGGCCCGGGGCTTACGCGGATGCTCACCGAACTGGACTTGAGCGCCGCCCAGAAGCGGGAAGTGGCCGGCATCCTCAAGGCCAACCGGGACAGCACCAAGGCCCTGCGCGACTCGGTCAAATCGGCCATGGACGCCCTGCGCGGCGTCATGGCCAAGACGCCGGGCGACGAGGCGGCGGTGCGGGCGGCAGCCAAGGCCGTGGCCGACGCGGCTGTGGAGCTGGCCGTGGCCCGGGGCCGGGTCAAGGCGGCCATGGACGCCGTGCTGACCCCGGAGCAGCGGGCCAAGCGCGACGCCCTGCGAGAGGAGTTTCGCGACAAGTGGAAGGCCCGCCGGCTGGAGCGCCAAGGCGAGCTGGACGCCTGGATCGAGAGCAATCTGTCCTAG
- a CDS encoding alpha/beta fold hydrolase, with protein MATFTTRDGVRIYYNDWGSGRPVVFSHGWPLSGEAFEDQMFFLASRGYRVIAHDRRGHGRSDQPWQGNDLDAYADDLAELAAALDLRDAVHVGHSTGGGEVVRYIGRHGTGRVGKIALIGAIPPLMLKTPANPGGLPMAVFNGIRDGVIKDRSQFFLDLTLPFYGYNRPGAAVSEGVRQAFWRQGMMAGFPAAYFCIKAFSETDLTQDLGKINVPTLLLHGDDDQIVPIDASARAAVKLLPNAVLKEYPGAPHGLCTTHKEAVNADLLAFIES; from the coding sequence ATGGCAACCTTCACGACGCGAGACGGCGTCAGGATTTATTATAATGACTGGGGTTCCGGTCGGCCGGTGGTTTTCAGCCACGGCTGGCCCCTTTCCGGCGAAGCCTTCGAGGACCAGATGTTCTTCCTGGCCTCGCGCGGCTACCGGGTCATCGCCCACGACCGACGGGGACATGGCCGCTCGGACCAGCCCTGGCAGGGCAACGACCTGGACGCCTACGCCGACGACCTGGCCGAACTGGCCGCGGCCCTGGATTTGCGCGACGCCGTGCACGTGGGGCACTCCACCGGCGGCGGAGAAGTCGTGCGCTACATCGGCCGCCACGGCACGGGGCGCGTGGGCAAAATCGCGCTCATCGGCGCGATCCCGCCGCTGATGCTTAAAACCCCGGCCAACCCGGGCGGGCTGCCCATGGCGGTCTTTAACGGCATCCGCGACGGCGTGATCAAGGACCGCTCCCAGTTCTTTTTGGACCTGACCCTGCCGTTTTACGGCTACAACCGCCCCGGCGCGGCCGTGTCCGAAGGCGTGCGACAAGCCTTCTGGCGACAGGGCATGATGGCGGGCTTCCCGGCCGCCTACTTCTGCATCAAGGCCTTTTCCGAGACCGACCTGACCCAGGACCTGGGCAAGATCAACGTGCCGACGCTTCTTCTTCACGGCGACGACGACCAGATCGTGCCCATCGACGCCTCGGCCCGAGCGGCCGTCAAGCTCTTGCCCAACGCCGTGCTCAAGGAATACCCCGGCGCGCCCCACGGCCTGTGCACCACCCACAAGGAGGCGGTGAACGCCGACCTGCTGGCGTTTATCGAATCCTGA
- a CDS encoding MerR family transcriptional regulator: MSQKTYKIGEIAEITGLKPFVLRFWETEFPQLVPVRTPKGQRLYTDEHLALLMTIKTLLYDEKLTIDGARRRLAGPGREATVLRQVYDELRDIRRLLGDGDRPRPGAS, from the coding sequence ATGAGCCAAAAGACCTACAAGATCGGTGAAATCGCGGAAATTACAGGGCTTAAGCCCTTTGTCCTGCGCTTTTGGGAGACGGAGTTTCCCCAACTCGTCCCGGTGCGCACCCCAAAAGGGCAGCGGCTTTACACCGACGAACACCTCGCCCTGCTCATGACCATCAAAACGCTTTTATACGACGAAAAGCTCACCATCGACGGGGCGCGCCGCCGTCTGGCCGGCCCCGGCCGCGAGGCGACGGTGTTGCGCCAGGTCTATGACGAACTGCGTGACATCCGGCGTCTGCTCGGCGACGGCGACCGGCCGCGTCCCGGGGCTTCCTGA
- a CDS encoding glutamine synthetase III: protein MSGIKARLDAISAIIGYKPAHAPLNFSETKPTDVFGCNVFSDKVMRERLPKHVYKSLKKTIELGEKLDASIADTVANTMKDWAIERGATHFTHVFYPLTGLTAEKHDSFLVPDGKGGAIAEFSGKLLIQGEPDASSFPSGGLRSTFEARGYTAWDVTSPAYILENPNGTFLCIPTAFVSWTGEALDKKTPLLRSTQALNKQAKRVLQLFGVETKLPVGSFAGPEQEYFLIDRNFVFSRPDLLIAGRTLFGAKPAKGQEFEDQYFGVIPRRVLSFMMEVERELYKLGVPVKTRHNEVAPSQFEIAPIFETGNLATDHNQMVMTVLRTVAKRYGMICLLHEKPFAGINGSGKHLNYSIGNAELGSLYDPGDTPHENAQFLVFCAAAIRAVHKFGALLRATVATPSNDHRLGANEAPPAIMSVYLGEQLTDVFEQIKKGKVEGSKQKGVMSIGVDTLPPLPMDPGDRNRTSPFAFTGNRFEFRAVGSSQSIAGSQVALNAMMAESLDYIATKLEAATGGDPAKLNAAVQSVIQEIIKEHDAVVFNGDGYSEEWHAEAAKRGLPNLKTTPDALPVLTSPEVVKLFTTYGVFSEAELKSREEIYLEQYVKTLQTEANLVVRMAKTIIFPAAMRYQSELAAACANLKAIGHDYKMDTLECVTAKLRDLQTKTAELEKIMEHTADGALAEAKHMCCTVLPAMNEVRAVADALEAVVADDLWSLPSYQEMLFIR from the coding sequence ATGAGCGGAATTAAAGCTCGTCTGGACGCGATTTCGGCGATCATCGGCTACAAGCCGGCCCATGCCCCTCTCAATTTCAGCGAGACCAAGCCCACCGACGTGTTCGGCTGCAACGTCTTCAGCGACAAGGTCATGCGCGAGCGCCTGCCCAAGCATGTCTACAAGTCGCTCAAAAAGACCATCGAGCTTGGCGAAAAGCTGGACGCCTCCATCGCCGACACCGTGGCCAACACCATGAAGGACTGGGCCATCGAACGCGGGGCCACCCACTTCACCCACGTGTTCTATCCGCTCACCGGCCTGACCGCTGAAAAGCACGACTCCTTCCTGGTGCCCGACGGCAAGGGCGGCGCCATCGCCGAGTTCTCCGGCAAGCTGCTCATCCAGGGAGAGCCCGACGCCTCCAGCTTCCCCTCCGGCGGCCTGCGCTCCACCTTCGAAGCCCGCGGCTACACCGCCTGGGACGTGACCAGCCCCGCCTATATCCTGGAAAATCCCAACGGCACCTTCCTGTGCATCCCCACCGCCTTCGTGTCCTGGACCGGCGAGGCCCTGGACAAGAAGACCCCGCTTTTGCGCTCCACCCAGGCGCTCAACAAGCAGGCCAAACGGGTGCTCCAGCTGTTCGGCGTCGAGACCAAGCTGCCCGTGGGTTCCTTTGCCGGCCCGGAGCAGGAATACTTCCTCATTGACCGCAACTTCGTCTTCTCCCGCCCCGACCTGCTGATTGCCGGCCGGACCTTGTTCGGCGCCAAGCCGGCCAAGGGCCAGGAGTTCGAGGACCAGTACTTCGGCGTCATCCCCCGCCGCGTGCTGTCCTTCATGATGGAAGTCGAGCGCGAGCTGTACAAGCTCGGCGTCCCGGTCAAGACCCGCCACAACGAAGTGGCCCCCAGCCAGTTCGAGATCGCTCCGATCTTCGAGACCGGCAACCTGGCCACCGACCACAACCAGATGGTCATGACGGTGCTGCGCACCGTGGCCAAGCGCTACGGCATGATCTGCCTGCTGCACGAAAAGCCCTTTGCCGGCATCAACGGCTCGGGCAAGCACCTCAACTACTCCATCGGCAACGCCGAACTCGGCAGCCTGTACGATCCGGGCGACACCCCGCATGAGAACGCCCAGTTCCTGGTCTTCTGCGCCGCCGCCATCCGCGCCGTCCACAAGTTCGGGGCGCTTTTGCGCGCCACCGTGGCCACGCCGTCCAACGACCATCGCCTGGGCGCCAACGAGGCCCCGCCGGCCATCATGTCCGTCTACCTCGGCGAGCAGCTCACCGACGTCTTCGAGCAGATCAAGAAGGGCAAGGTCGAAGGCTCCAAGCAGAAGGGCGTCATGAGCATCGGCGTCGACACCCTGCCGCCGCTGCCCATGGATCCGGGCGACCGCAACCGCACCAGCCCGTTTGCCTTTACCGGCAACCGCTTCGAGTTCCGCGCCGTGGGCTCCAGCCAGTCCATCGCCGGCTCCCAGGTGGCCCTTAACGCCATGATGGCCGAGTCCCTGGACTACATCGCCACCAAGCTCGAAGCCGCCACCGGCGGCGACCCGGCCAAGCTCAACGCGGCCGTGCAGAGCGTGATCCAGGAAATCATCAAGGAACACGACGCGGTCGTCTTCAACGGCGACGGCTACTCCGAGGAATGGCACGCCGAAGCGGCCAAGCGCGGTCTGCCCAACCTCAAGACCACGCCCGACGCCCTGCCGGTGCTGACCTCCCCCGAGGTGGTCAAGCTCTTCACCACCTACGGCGTGTTCAGCGAGGCCGAACTGAAGTCCCGCGAGGAAATCTACCTCGAACAGTACGTCAAGACCCTTCAGACCGAAGCCAATCTGGTCGTGCGCATGGCCAAGACCATCATCTTCCCGGCCGCCATGCGTTACCAGAGCGAACTGGCCGCCGCCTGCGCCAACCTCAAGGCCATTGGCCACGACTACAAGATGGACACCCTGGAGTGCGTCACGGCCAAGCTGCGCGACCTCCAGACCAAGACCGCCGAGCTGGAAAAGATCATGGAGCACACGGCCGACGGCGCCCTGGCCGAAGCCAAGCACATGTGCTGCACGGTCCTGCCGGCCATGAACGAAGTGCGGGCCGTGGCCGACGCCCTGGAAGCCGTGGTGGCCGACGACCTGTGGTCGCTGCCGAGCTACCAGGAAATGCTGTTCATCCGCTAA
- a CDS encoding methyl-accepting chemotaxis protein: protein MNGLSVGTRIMTAFLVMAAIALAVGAVGWRGLSRTSSSMDDIVARRLPAIPALMRVGAGLREIIIAQRTLLIPGIDKAVAAEQGRVMDKARETMARAMAEAAQLADAPAERQRLDALRAVLDAAQKGNDVLLDKIREWAKDKSDILAMMDVLATATDLRAVQAAVLSALDEAIAAAVAESRQVVDAAENVAAASTRNILIGMAAGALLALGFGAALTRMITRPLAAAVTFADDISRGNLDGLPPRRGCGELATLGQALTRMAGEIRRLLAEARQKTDEADAAAKKANTAVQAVEEARKDSVEATRRGIAQAASEIEQVVAVVTSASEQLARQVELTRQGMEKQSRNLSGTESAMDVMSHTIAGVAENASVAAQTAEDARSKALEGENVVGEVVSGIDKAQKLALGLKQDMAALGGHAEGIGRVIGVISEIADQTNLLALNAAIEAARAGDAGRGFAVVADEVRKLAEKTMVATREVDVAVRDIQAGARTTIDGVDQAVAAIDASTNLAAASGRTLADIVALIERASQQVQAIAEASRKEAAEGEEIDQAVRELAAISQETAEAMGQASRAVGELAGQAHVLQQLVENMQRAA, encoded by the coding sequence ATGAACGGTTTGTCCGTCGGCACGAGAATCATGACCGCGTTTCTGGTGATGGCGGCCATTGCCCTGGCCGTGGGCGCCGTGGGCTGGAGGGGCTTGTCGCGGACCTCCTCCTCCATGGACGACATCGTGGCCAGGCGGTTGCCGGCCATTCCGGCGCTTATGCGCGTCGGCGCGGGCCTGCGCGAAATCATCATTGCCCAGCGCACCCTGCTCATCCCCGGCATCGACAAGGCCGTGGCCGCCGAACAGGGGCGCGTCATGGACAAGGCTCGCGAAACCATGGCCCGGGCCATGGCCGAGGCGGCCCAACTGGCCGACGCCCCGGCCGAGCGCCAGCGCCTGGACGCCCTGCGCGCCGTTCTCGACGCTGCCCAGAAAGGCAACGACGTCCTTTTGGACAAAATCCGGGAGTGGGCCAAGGATAAAAGTGACATCCTGGCCATGATGGACGTGCTGGCCACGGCAACCGATCTGCGCGCCGTCCAGGCTGCGGTGCTGTCCGCCCTGGACGAAGCCATCGCCGCCGCCGTGGCCGAATCCCGGCAAGTGGTGGACGCGGCCGAAAACGTGGCCGCCGCCAGCACCCGCAACATCCTCATCGGCATGGCCGCAGGCGCGCTTCTGGCCCTGGGCTTCGGCGCGGCCCTGACCCGCATGATCACCCGCCCCCTGGCTGCTGCCGTCACTTTTGCCGACGACATCAGCCGGGGCAATCTGGATGGCCTCCCGCCCCGCCGCGGCTGCGGCGAATTGGCCACCCTCGGACAGGCTCTGACCCGCATGGCCGGCGAAATCCGCCGTCTTCTGGCCGAGGCCAGGCAAAAAACCGACGAGGCCGACGCCGCCGCCAAAAAGGCCAACACGGCCGTCCAGGCCGTGGAAGAGGCCCGCAAGGACTCGGTCGAGGCAACCCGGCGCGGCATCGCCCAGGCCGCTTCGGAAATCGAGCAGGTGGTGGCCGTGGTCACCTCGGCCTCGGAGCAGCTTGCCCGGCAGGTCGAACTGACTCGCCAGGGCATGGAGAAACAATCGCGCAACCTGTCCGGCACCGAATCGGCCATGGACGTCATGTCCCACACCATCGCTGGCGTGGCCGAAAACGCTTCGGTAGCCGCCCAAACCGCCGAGGACGCCCGGTCCAAGGCCCTGGAAGGCGAAAACGTGGTGGGGGAAGTGGTGTCGGGCATCGACAAGGCCCAAAAGCTGGCCCTGGGGCTCAAACAGGACATGGCCGCCCTGGGCGGCCACGCCGAAGGCATCGGCCGGGTCATCGGCGTCATCAGCGAAATCGCCGACCAGACCAACCTGCTGGCCCTTAACGCCGCCATTGAGGCGGCCAGGGCCGGCGACGCCGGCCGAGGATTTGCCGTGGTGGCCGACGAGGTGCGCAAGCTGGCCGAAAAGACCATGGTGGCCACCCGCGAAGTGGACGTGGCCGTGCGCGACATCCAGGCCGGAGCGCGCACCACCATCGACGGCGTGGACCAGGCCGTGGCCGCCATCGACGCCTCCACCAACCTGGCCGCCGCTTCCGGCCGCACCCTGGCCGACATCGTGGCCCTGATCGAGCGGGCTTCCCAGCAGGTCCAGGCCATTGCCGAAGCCTCCCGCAAGGAGGCCGCCGAGGGCGAGGAGATCGACCAGGCCGTCCGGGAACTGGCGGCCATTTCCCAGGAAACAGCCGAGGCCATGGGCCAGGCCAGCCGGGCCGTGGGCGAGCTGGCCGGCCAGGCCCATGTCCTGCAACAGCTTGTGGAGAACATGCAGCGCGCCGCCTAG